A genome region from Arthrobacter sp. SLBN-100 includes the following:
- a CDS encoding TetR/AcrR family transcriptional regulator, translated as MPETLPDHPPMAAMPSAPRQRLRYSRILDSAAGFARKGLESVDLTEVAAKADVPLGTLYRYFPTPTHLMLALYRHQLGELQVARRTTPARFRGRALGGLVMEIFHMRVMQPAVEQCLIRGVYLPDRDTTTLLRDIDALGEKVVSTACGDAVAARVLLLTVTGLVQSVRNRRLSLFEAEEDLKKACARLAPVAGGSYTLHQSA; from the coding sequence ATGCCTGAGACTCTTCCAGATCATCCGCCCATGGCCGCCATGCCCTCAGCCCCGCGTCAGCGGCTGCGCTATTCCCGCATCCTGGACAGTGCCGCCGGTTTTGCCCGGAAGGGCCTCGAATCCGTGGACCTGACCGAGGTGGCGGCCAAGGCCGATGTTCCCCTGGGCACGCTGTACCGCTACTTTCCCACTCCAACCCACCTGATGCTCGCGCTCTACCGGCACCAGCTCGGTGAACTGCAGGTCGCACGGCGGACCACCCCCGCCAGGTTCCGGGGCCGCGCCCTGGGTGGACTGGTGATGGAGATCTTCCACATGCGGGTGATGCAGCCCGCAGTGGAGCAGTGCCTGATCCGCGGTGTGTACCTTCCGGACCGGGACACCACCACCCTGCTGCGCGACATCGACGCACTGGGCGAAAAAGTGGTTTCCACTGCCTGCGGAGACGCCGTTGCGGCCCGGGTGCTCCTGTTGACCGTCACTGGTCTGGTCCAGTCCGTCCGGAACCGCCGGCTCTCCCTCTTCGAGGCCGAGGAAGACCTCAAAAAGGCCTGTGCCCGGCTCGCTCCGGTCGCCGGAGGCAGCTACACACTCCACCAGAGCGCGTAA
- a CDS encoding MFS transporter — MSLSNTPAPPDPGAAADGTTAALAEPTRKVTARWVTGLVLVNVGINAAFFGPINVFIGQQAIGIDEDNKEAILSLVTACGAAVSLVANPLFGALSDRTTSRFGRRSPWVLAGAILGTAALLALSGATTVALMVLFWSLVQLGANAAYAAITAAVPDRVPVLQRGKVGGLAAMGQTLGVLTGAVFGAVVSGNFMVGYWLCAAALLLSVLPYLFHRDDPVLHKGVLPRFRLRVFLRGFWISPRLYPDFAWAWLTRFLVNVGNQLTIVYLLFFLRDILKHEDPPAGVLVLTGTYALMVMITAVVAGPWSDRVGRRKPFVIGSSATIALAALILAFFPVWLGALAGAAVLGIGFGAYLAVDFALLTQVLPLAADRGKDMGVINVANSLPQVVAPTLAFVAVRYAGGYISLFITAAVIGLLGAVFVVKIKGVR; from the coding sequence ATGAGCCTGTCCAACACACCCGCACCGCCGGATCCAGGCGCGGCAGCGGACGGCACGACGGCGGCACTCGCCGAACCCACCCGGAAGGTCACCGCCCGCTGGGTCACCGGCCTGGTGCTGGTCAACGTTGGCATTAATGCGGCTTTCTTTGGACCCATCAACGTCTTTATCGGCCAGCAGGCTATCGGCATTGACGAGGACAACAAGGAAGCCATTCTGTCCCTTGTGACAGCGTGCGGCGCCGCCGTGTCACTGGTGGCCAATCCATTGTTTGGCGCCCTCTCTGACCGCACCACCTCCCGCTTCGGTCGCCGGTCGCCTTGGGTGCTGGCTGGTGCCATCCTGGGAACGGCGGCGCTCCTGGCCCTGTCAGGCGCAACGACTGTAGCTCTGATGGTGCTCTTCTGGTCCCTGGTCCAGTTGGGCGCAAATGCCGCCTACGCCGCAATCACTGCCGCCGTCCCGGACCGGGTGCCGGTGCTCCAGCGCGGGAAGGTGGGCGGACTGGCAGCAATGGGCCAGACGCTTGGCGTCCTCACGGGCGCGGTATTCGGCGCCGTCGTGTCCGGCAACTTCATGGTGGGCTACTGGCTCTGCGCCGCAGCCCTTCTCCTGTCGGTGCTGCCATACCTGTTCCACCGGGACGATCCCGTGCTCCACAAGGGCGTCCTGCCGCGCTTCCGGCTAAGGGTGTTCCTCCGCGGGTTTTGGATCAGTCCCCGGCTTTACCCGGATTTTGCCTGGGCCTGGCTTACCCGCTTCCTGGTGAACGTCGGCAACCAGTTGACCATCGTCTACCTGCTCTTTTTCCTCCGAGACATCCTGAAGCATGAGGACCCGCCGGCGGGCGTACTGGTCCTCACCGGCACCTACGCGCTCATGGTGATGATCACCGCGGTGGTGGCCGGCCCCTGGAGCGACAGGGTTGGCCGCCGCAAGCCGTTCGTGATCGGCTCCTCGGCCACCATCGCCCTGGCGGCTCTGATCCTGGCGTTCTTCCCCGTGTGGCTTGGAGCCCTGGCGGGGGCCGCCGTCCTGGGGATCGGCTTTGGGGCATATCTGGCGGTGGACTTCGCCCTGCTGACGCAGGTCCTGCCCCTGGCGGCGGACCGCGGGAAGGACATGGGCGTGATCAACGTGGCCAATTCCCTGCCGCAGGTGGTGGCCCCGACTCTCGCATTCGTGGCTGTGAGGTATGCGGGCGGCTATATTTCGCTGTTCATAACCGCCGCGGTCATCGGCCTGCTCGGGGCTGTTTTTGTGGTGAAGATCAAGGGCGTCCGCTGA
- the rraA gene encoding ribonuclease E activity regulator RraA codes for MTTAAGSQSAQAVNTADLYDERGEDLASVSLQFQSLGGRSHFSGPVRTIRCFQDNALVKSTLATPGNGNVLVVDGGGSLGTALMGDMIAESAVANGWAGVVINGAIRDREAIAKLDLGVKALGSNPRKSAKAGAGEVDVDVQIDAVTIRPGSIIWCDPDGILVER; via the coding sequence ATGACAACAGCTGCAGGAAGCCAATCAGCCCAGGCCGTCAACACCGCAGACCTCTACGATGAGCGCGGCGAAGACCTGGCCTCAGTGTCGCTGCAGTTCCAGTCCCTCGGTGGCCGCTCACACTTCAGCGGCCCGGTCCGGACCATCCGCTGCTTCCAGGACAACGCCCTGGTGAAGTCCACCTTGGCCACGCCAGGTAACGGGAACGTCCTGGTGGTGGACGGCGGCGGCTCGCTGGGCACGGCGTTGATGGGGGACATGATCGCCGAAAGCGCCGTGGCGAACGGCTGGGCCGGCGTCGTCATCAATGGGGCAATCCGGGACCGGGAGGCGATCGCCAAGCTGGACCTCGGGGTAAAGGCCCTGGGCAGCAATCCGCGCAAGAGCGCCAAAGCCGGGGCCGGCGAAGTAGATGTGGACGTGCAGATCGACGCTGTGACCATTCGCCCCGGCTCCATCATCTGGTGCGATCCGGACGGGATCCTGGTGGAGCGCTAA
- a CDS encoding MDR family MFS transporter: MSQPTAARAAGETLTPRQIVTVMVGLMLGMFLASLDQTIVSTSIYTIANDLDGLSLQAWATTAYLITSTVSTPLYGKLSDIFGRRPLYLAAIIIFLAGSLYAGSVHSMTELAIARGVQGLGAGGLLALALTIIGDIVSLKDRAKYQGYFMSVFGISSVLGPVVGGAFAGSANILGFDGWRWVFFINLPIGLAALAVVFLFLHLPAKHVKQKIDYWGAAAITLAIVPLLLVAEQGRTWGWASLNSSLCYGLGLVGIAWFLLAEKRAGDYALIPLRLFRIATFGLSSLLNFIIGIGMFGAIAMLPMYLQLVKGLTPTEAGLMMITFTVGILTGSITAGRTISSSGTYRIFPIMGTAILTAAAVVMGLSLGVDTGLWVPGVIAVFFGMGLGFCMQPLTLAMQVSVPRRDMGVGTSSAAFFRSMGGAVGTAVFISMLFSLAASRIADSMKTAMGSADYQAVLRDPAVAADPANAKLYEFFQNGASNDSLNDTSWLHTANSTLTRPITEGFAYAIDAVMLTAAVLTGIAFLISFALPNKKLSDPKAAPQETAAVH; the protein is encoded by the coding sequence ATGTCCCAACCCACTGCCGCGCGCGCCGCCGGAGAAACCCTCACGCCGCGCCAGATTGTCACCGTGATGGTCGGCCTGATGCTGGGCATGTTCCTGGCCTCGCTGGACCAGACCATCGTGTCCACGTCCATCTACACCATCGCCAATGACCTGGACGGGCTCTCGCTCCAGGCCTGGGCCACCACCGCGTACCTCATCACGTCCACCGTGAGCACACCCCTGTACGGCAAGTTGAGCGACATCTTCGGCCGCCGCCCGCTGTACCTGGCCGCCATCATCATCTTCCTGGCAGGCTCCCTGTACGCAGGCTCGGTCCACTCCATGACCGAACTCGCCATAGCCCGCGGCGTCCAGGGGCTGGGCGCCGGCGGCCTGCTGGCGCTCGCGCTGACCATCATCGGCGACATCGTGTCCCTGAAGGACCGGGCCAAGTACCAGGGCTACTTCATGTCCGTGTTCGGCATCTCCTCCGTGCTGGGCCCCGTGGTGGGCGGCGCATTCGCCGGTTCGGCCAACATCCTGGGCTTTGACGGCTGGCGCTGGGTGTTCTTTATCAACCTGCCCATCGGCCTGGCAGCACTGGCAGTCGTATTCCTGTTCCTCCACCTCCCGGCCAAGCACGTGAAGCAGAAGATCGACTACTGGGGGGCGGCAGCCATCACCCTGGCTATCGTGCCGCTCCTGCTGGTTGCGGAGCAGGGCCGCACTTGGGGCTGGGCGTCCCTGAACTCCTCCCTCTGCTACGGCCTGGGCCTGGTGGGCATCGCCTGGTTCCTGCTTGCCGAAAAGCGGGCCGGCGACTACGCGCTGATCCCCCTGCGGCTCTTCCGGATCGCCACCTTCGGCCTGTCATCGCTGCTGAACTTCATCATCGGCATCGGCATGTTCGGGGCCATCGCCATGCTCCCGATGTACCTGCAGCTGGTCAAGGGCCTCACTCCCACCGAGGCCGGCCTGATGATGATCACCTTCACCGTCGGTATCCTCACCGGCTCCATCACGGCCGGGCGCACCATCTCATCGTCCGGCACCTACCGGATCTTTCCCATCATGGGCACGGCCATCCTCACCGCCGCCGCCGTAGTGATGGGCCTGTCCCTGGGCGTGGACACGGGTCTGTGGGTTCCCGGCGTGATCGCGGTGTTCTTTGGCATGGGCCTGGGCTTCTGCATGCAGCCGCTCACCCTGGCCATGCAGGTGTCCGTGCCGCGCCGTGACATGGGTGTGGGCACGTCCTCTGCAGCATTCTTCCGCTCCATGGGAGGCGCCGTGGGCACGGCGGTGTTCATCTCCATGCTGTTCAGCCTGGCGGCGAGCCGGATCGCGGACAGCATGAAAACCGCCATGGGAAGCGCCGACTACCAGGCCGTCCTGCGGGACCCCGCGGTGGCAGCTGACCCCGCCAACGCCAAGCTGTACGAGTTCTTCCAGAACGGGGCGTCCAACGATTCCCTCAATGACACCAGCTGGCTCCATACAGCCAACAGCACGCTGACCCGGCCCATCACGGAGGGCTTTGCCTATGCGATCGACGCCGTAATGCTCACGGCAGCCGTCCTCACCGGCATCGCATTCCTCATCAGCTTCGCGCTGCCCAACAAAAAACTGTCGGACCCCAAAGCTGCCCCGCAGGAAACCGCGGCGGTGCACTAA
- a CDS encoding sugar porter family MFS transporter, translating to MPTAQEQTTARIPQRVIWLALAGAVGGFLFGFDSSVVNGAVDAMKDEFALSEAVTGFAVAIALLGCAAGAFLAGKVADRHGRIPAMKLGALLFLVSALGTGFAFSIWDLIFWRLVGGLGIGLASVIAPAYISEISPRKVRGRLASLQQLAITTGIFAALLSDALFATSAGGADQAFWLGIEAWRWMFLAAAAPAVVYGWVAFTLPESPRFLVFLGKEDEARKVFDTIAPAEDTDRHIREIREAIEEDKLAGQKGSLRGKAFGLQAVVWVGIILSVLQQFVGINVIFYYSTTLWKAVGFQEKDSLAISVATSITNILVTLVAIALVDRIGRRPILLAGSVGMAVSLGAMALAFSSAVGTGEEISLPGAWGPVALVAANVFVVSFGASWGPLVWVLLGEIFPSRIRARALGLAAAAQWVANFAITLSFPVMAAGSLPLTYAMYALFAALSFFFVMFKVPETNGMSLEQAETLFVAKSPKKA from the coding sequence ATGCCCACTGCACAGGAGCAGACAACCGCCCGGATACCGCAGCGGGTGATCTGGCTGGCCCTCGCGGGGGCAGTGGGCGGATTCCTCTTCGGCTTCGATTCGTCGGTGGTGAACGGCGCGGTGGACGCCATGAAGGACGAGTTCGCACTCTCCGAGGCCGTGACCGGCTTCGCCGTGGCCATCGCCCTGCTGGGCTGTGCCGCCGGCGCCTTCCTCGCCGGAAAGGTGGCCGACCGGCACGGGCGCATCCCCGCCATGAAGCTCGGTGCGCTGCTGTTCCTGGTCAGCGCCCTCGGCACCGGGTTCGCGTTCAGCATCTGGGACCTGATCTTCTGGCGGCTGGTGGGCGGCCTGGGAATCGGCCTTGCCTCCGTTATCGCACCGGCTTACATCTCCGAGATTTCGCCGCGCAAGGTCCGCGGCCGCCTGGCATCGCTGCAGCAGCTGGCCATCACCACCGGTATCTTCGCCGCGCTCCTGTCCGACGCCCTGTTCGCCACCAGCGCCGGCGGTGCGGACCAGGCCTTCTGGCTCGGGATTGAGGCGTGGCGCTGGATGTTCCTCGCCGCTGCCGCGCCGGCCGTGGTGTACGGCTGGGTGGCCTTCACGCTTCCCGAATCCCCGCGCTTCCTGGTGTTCCTCGGCAAGGAGGATGAGGCGCGCAAGGTCTTTGACACCATTGCTCCGGCAGAGGATACGGACCGGCACATCCGCGAAATCCGGGAGGCCATCGAGGAGGACAAGCTCGCCGGACAGAAGGGCTCGCTCCGCGGCAAGGCATTCGGGCTGCAGGCAGTGGTCTGGGTGGGCATTATCCTGTCCGTCCTGCAGCAGTTCGTGGGCATCAACGTGATCTTCTACTACTCCACCACCTTGTGGAAGGCGGTGGGCTTCCAGGAGAAGGACTCGCTCGCCATCTCGGTGGCCACCTCCATCACCAACATTCTGGTCACGCTCGTGGCCATCGCGCTGGTGGACCGGATCGGCCGGCGGCCCATCCTGCTGGCAGGTTCAGTGGGCATGGCAGTTTCCCTGGGTGCCATGGCGCTGGCGTTTTCCTCCGCGGTGGGGACCGGTGAGGAGATTTCCCTGCCGGGCGCCTGGGGTCCCGTGGCCCTGGTGGCCGCGAACGTTTTTGTGGTCAGCTTCGGCGCATCTTGGGGCCCGCTCGTGTGGGTGCTCCTGGGCGAGATCTTCCCGTCCCGGATCCGCGCCCGCGCACTGGGCCTGGCCGCAGCCGCGCAGTGGGTGGCGAACTTTGCCATCACGCTGAGCTTTCCGGTGATGGCCGCCGGGTCGCTGCCGCTGACGTACGCCATGTACGCACTGTTCGCGGCGTTGTCGTTCTTCTTTGTGATGTTCAAGGTGCCGGAAACCAACGGCATGTCGCTGGAGCAGGCGGAGACGCTGTTTGTGGCGAAGAGCCCGAAGAAGGCCTAG
- a CDS encoding GNAT family N-acetyltransferase, with protein sequence MPFLLTADVDGGTFRLRHASPADLPTIVQLLADDSLGSGRERAEDMAPYERAFGAIDADPSHLLVVGELMTAAAAEASVVATFQLSFLPGISRQGAWRSQIEGVRVADSLRGQGIGNAMVQWAIEESQRRGCTLMQLTTHKTRRAAHRFYERLGFEASHEGMKLAL encoded by the coding sequence GTGCCCTTTCTCCTGACTGCCGACGTCGACGGAGGGACCTTCCGCCTGCGCCACGCCTCACCCGCGGATCTGCCCACCATCGTGCAGCTGCTCGCCGACGATTCCCTGGGTTCCGGCCGCGAACGCGCCGAGGACATGGCACCCTACGAACGTGCGTTCGGAGCGATCGACGCCGACCCTTCCCACCTGCTCGTCGTGGGGGAATTGATGACGGCTGCCGCCGCGGAGGCCTCCGTTGTTGCCACTTTCCAGCTCAGCTTCCTGCCAGGCATTTCGCGTCAGGGCGCCTGGCGCTCGCAGATCGAGGGGGTTCGGGTGGCGGACAGCCTCCGGGGCCAAGGCATCGGCAACGCCATGGTGCAGTGGGCCATCGAAGAGTCACAGCGCCGCGGCTGCACCCTGATGCAGTTGACCACGCACAAAACGCGCCGGGCAGCCCACCGGTTTTATGAGCGCCTCGGTTTCGAAGCGAGCCATGAAGGCATGAAGCTGGCACTGTGA
- a CDS encoding mannitol-1-phosphate 5-dehydrogenase encodes MKAVHFGAGNIGRGFVGLLLHDAGYEVVFADVAEELINQLAKADSYAVHEVGENPAVRTVDNFRALNSNTQEAELIAEIATADIVTTAVGPHILKFVAPVIARGIVARGPELAPLQVMACENAINATDILAKEVASQPGAAAGALDGKAVFANTAVDRIVPNQEAGQGLDVTVETFYEWVIDRTAFGGSAPVIPGATFVDELSPYIERKLFTVNTGHASAAYFGFEAGLEKISDAMADQDVAEDVRAVLEETKQLLVSKHGFSNDEQEAYVQKILVRFSNPYLPDTVNRVGRAPLRKLSRHERFIGPAAELAERGVVPEALLGAIAAALRFNDPADAEATELTRILASSSPADATARITGLEPDHPLFNAVSTLVEERQAEVATTPA; translated from the coding sequence GTGAAGGCAGTACATTTCGGGGCCGGAAACATCGGGCGCGGCTTTGTAGGCCTGCTCCTGCACGATGCAGGCTATGAGGTGGTGTTCGCCGACGTCGCCGAGGAGCTCATCAACCAGCTCGCCAAGGCGGACAGCTACGCCGTGCACGAGGTGGGCGAAAACCCTGCCGTGCGCACCGTGGACAACTTCCGGGCGTTGAACTCCAACACCCAGGAAGCTGAACTCATCGCGGAAATTGCGACGGCGGACATCGTCACCACCGCGGTGGGGCCGCACATCCTCAAGTTCGTCGCGCCGGTCATTGCCAGGGGCATCGTTGCAAGGGGGCCCGAGCTGGCGCCGCTGCAGGTGATGGCCTGCGAGAACGCCATCAACGCCACGGACATCCTGGCCAAGGAAGTGGCTTCCCAGCCGGGGGCCGCCGCCGGGGCACTGGACGGCAAAGCGGTGTTCGCCAACACCGCCGTGGACCGGATCGTGCCCAACCAGGAAGCAGGCCAGGGCCTGGACGTCACCGTGGAGACCTTCTACGAATGGGTCATCGACCGGACTGCCTTTGGCGGTTCCGCTCCCGTGATCCCCGGCGCCACGTTTGTGGACGAGCTTTCGCCGTACATCGAGCGGAAGCTGTTCACGGTGAACACCGGCCACGCCTCGGCCGCCTACTTCGGGTTCGAGGCGGGCCTGGAGAAAATTTCCGATGCGATGGCGGACCAGGATGTTGCCGAGGACGTCCGGGCGGTGCTGGAGGAGACCAAACAGCTGCTGGTCAGCAAGCACGGTTTCAGCAATGACGAGCAGGAGGCGTACGTCCAGAAGATCCTGGTCCGGTTCTCCAACCCGTACCTGCCGGACACAGTGAACCGGGTAGGCCGGGCGCCACTGCGGAAGCTGAGCCGGCACGAGCGGTTCATCGGCCCGGCTGCCGAACTCGCCGAACGGGGAGTGGTGCCCGAGGCATTGCTGGGGGCCATCGCGGCTGCCCTGCGTTTCAACGACCCCGCCGACGCCGAAGCAACCGAGCTCACCAGGATCCTGGCATCCAGCAGTCCCGCCGACGCCACGGCGAGAATCACCGGCCTGGAGCCGGATCACCCGCTGTTTAATGCCGTCTCCACGCTGGTGGAGGAGCGCCAGGCGGAGGTGGCCACCACTCCCGCATAA